The nucleotide window TACCAGGAGGTTCAGACTGAGCTTCAGCGTCTCAAGGCCGAGGGCAGTGCTCACAATGAACCTCACGACCAGAACTCTGAATCGTACCGGGAATTCGCTGCACCTTTCTGGGAGCAGCTTCGCATTGCTAGTCTCCGTGTCTTCCAGCAGTACTGGCGCACCCCTTCATACATCTACTCCAAGGCTATCCTGTGTATCCAAGTTGGTCTCTTCATCggtctcgtcttcctcaacgCTCCTCTGTCAATTCAAGGCTTGCAGAACCAGATGTTTGCCATCTTCCAGGTCTTCACCGTCTTTGGTCAATTGGTTCAGATGCAGGTAAGTCTCGACCACTCACCCGTCCATCCAACTCTCACTAACATTACTAGATGCCTCACTTCGTCACCCAACGATCCCTCTACGAAGTCCGCGAACGCCCCTCCAAGACCTACAGCTGGAAGGTCTTCATGCTCTCCCAAGTCTTCGCCGAGATTCCTTGGAACAGTCTCATGTCTGTCTTCCTGTTCGTCTGCCTCTACTACCCCGTCGGCTTCCAGAAGAACGCCGAAGCAGCTGGTCAGACCGCCGAGAGAGGCGCTCTCATGTGGCTTCTCATCTGGCAGTTCCTCGTCTTCACGTGTACCTTTGCCCACATGTGCATCGCCATCACCGACACTGCTGAGGCAGGCGGTAACCTTGCCAACGTCGTCTTCATGATGTGCCTGTTCTTCTGCGGTATCTTGGCCGCGCCCGATAACATGCCCGGCTTCTGGATCTGGATGTATCGAGTATCGCCGTTTACGTATCTTGCCTCGGCCATTCTATCGACTGGTATGGCCAACACCAAGGTCACATGTGCTGCCAACGAGTACACAAAGATGCAACCTCTCAACGGCACAACCTGTGGAGAATATCTCCAGAAGTTCGCCGACAAGGCTGGCGGCTACGTCCTCAACCCCGACGCCACATCTGACTGCAACTTCTGCTCCATCAGCGACACCAACACGTTCCTCAAGGCTCTCACTGCAACCTACGACGACCGATGGAGGAACTTTGGTATCGGAATGGTGTACATTGTGTTCAACATTGGCGCAGCGCTGTTCCTGTACTGGCTTGTTCGCAtgcccaagaacaagaacaagaagaagcaggagtAGAGTAGATGCACAATCGAGCTTCGgctcttttttaatttttatttttggTACAAGGATTTGTTTTAGAGAAGTACTATAGACTGGTTTGggttttttacttttacttagaATAGCAATCATCGAGTGTCGATTAGACTTGTAGGAAGCTCAATAGCACATCGTCAATACATTACGCTCTCTACCCGCCAGTCGAGTGCCTTGGTGATTGCCAGATCATTCGCTCGTTGCGAATACCAATAATGTTTGTGGTCCCTTCTCTGAGTCATGGGTAGTTCTTCTGTCAAAAAATGGATCCTCTTCCGTTATTCCCTTAGCTCCCGGCATTTCCTACGTTGCCGATATTACCGACATAACCACTAGAACCCACtgtttgagattgagaaatgTGTCATTTCTAAGCCAAACCGCGGCAAGTAACGCCGATCACGCCTGAATGAGTTGCATGTGTAACTTGTAGGGCTGATTGGGTTGGAGTTTGTAAGAGAATTGGCTCGTAACGTTGGAGTTGACATAAATATCGAGACGCCGGAAGTGCAGTGTCACCATTGAAGTGGCACGAATCAATTGTTTTCAGGGCTATTATGGCTCAATTAAACCTGATGAATGCTATTGATGAACCTCGCATACTCTAATCATGACAATGGTCTACACGTTGAGTGAAACTGCTTCCTGAGCCTCGGCCGAATGGAAGAGTCTGGTTATGCAATTTGCTTGACGATACCTTCattgaagcagcagcagcttttCCGCTGAACTCGCGCCCTTTTGTAAACAAGCCAACGCGCAATCCTGATTTATAAACAACTACCCATATCACGTCTTACAAGACCCCCATTCACGATAATTTGTATCCCCCTCGCCCCTCCAATAATCTTCCCCACAACCGTCCGGCCGAGAGTCCAGATGCCGGGAAGATCTGCTCCATCGGAGGATGAACCCCGCGGGCCGCAAACATTCCCGCCTCAGCCCCGACCCCAGCATCACTAATACAAAAGCTCCATCATATCCTTCACCGTTCCTCACCATGGCCAGCAACCTACATTCTCGTCAAAATGGCTGCCGACACTTCAGATAGCGTCTGTCCCACGCTCCGCGATGAACCCCTCTCGGATGAAAAGCCCAATGATGACGCtgcttcaacaccaagccaaggcgatgaagagaaccAGGATTGCACGACAGACGACCCGGGTGAACCTCCAGACGGCGGCTTACAAGCCTGGCTGCAAGTCGTAACAGGGCATCTCGTCGCGTTCAACTCATGGGGCTACCTCATCAGCTTCGGCATCTTCCAGCCCTATTACGAATCCGAATTCTCCCTCCCGCCATCAACGATCTCTTGGATCGGCAGCTTAGAAGTCTGTCTCATTTTCTTCATCGGCACATTCTCCGGCCGAGCTTTCGACGCAGGATACTACCGTACTGCCCTCGCAGTcggcctcttcctccaaaTATTAGCCATCTTCATGACCAGCATCGCATCATCGTACTGGCAAGTCCTTCTCGCCCAAGGAATCTGCCAAGGCTTAGGGAACGGAATCATCTTCGCACCGACGATAGCAAACATGTCGACGTATTTTACTAGTAAAAAGACTATCGCTATATCTGCTGGTGCATGCGGCGCTGGCACGGGAGGAATTGTGTTTCCGCTGATTGCGCAGCAACTTCTCCCCAAGATCGGGTTTCGCTGGACTGTGAGAGTCATGGGATTGGTAGTTGCTGTGTCGTCGATGATTATAATGATCATTGCGAAAACGAGGCTCAAGGCGAGAAAGGCTGGGCCGCTTGTTGAATGGGCTGCGTTCAAGGAGCCAGCGTATGTCCTCTTTGCGGCGGCAATGTTCTTTACCTTGTGGCCGACCTGGATCTCCTACAACTATGTGAGTCTTGTCTCATTTGACATCTGTGGCAAGTGCTGataatacctacctaggctcGCCAATACACAACCGACAAACTCTCCGGCTCAGCATCAGACTCGTTCCtaatcctcatcgtcatcaacgCCGTCGGTATACCAGGCCGCATGGTATCCGCCTTTCTCGCCGACCGACTCTTCGGCGCAATCCCCGTCTTCATACCCACAATCTTCGCCGCCTCGCTATGCCTCTATCTCTGGTCACAAGTCTCCTCGCTCACAGGAATGTTCATCTGGGTGAGCATATTTGGCTACTTCGGCGCCGCGATACAAAGTCTCTTCCCCTCATGCTGTGCGAGCTTGACACCGGATTTGAGTAAAGCTGGAACACGAATTGGAATGATCTTCTCGATCATTAGTTTTGCTGCGTTGACGGGGTCGCCTTTGGCTGGGAAGTTGATGCAAGCTACGGGCGGGAGTTATTTGGCGGCGCAGATTTGGGGAGGGTCGAGTATGATTCTGGGGATGGGACTGCTGTATGCTGCGAAAAGAGCTGAGGCACCTCACGCGGTCAATCCTCTCGAAAGACAGGACTAGACTTCTATGCCAGGATCACCATGTTATATAGAATTACTTTGCTATGCTCTATATTTTCCCTTGTAGCTAGACACTATAGATTTCTTACATAATCTCAATAAACCTGAAGTCTCACTCTCAACTAGTTCACATAGGggttaaaagtattttatgaTTGTATATGGAATAACATGAAAGTTGTTAATTGACTAGACTGGGGAAAACATCAACGCTGCAAAAAACCCCGAGGTTCCTCAGTATTCCAAACTGAAAGCACCACAAACCTAACTGGAATCAGTGGTATTTACTGATAGCATTCAAATATGTCTGCCCGGACTCAGAAAGCTGTTGGCCATTATTCTTAGTCGGCAACCAGGCCTGACCGAGACCACCACCGTCAGTGTAACCATAAGCCATGATGtgctcattcttctcaaacaGGTCAACGATATCCTTGATCCACTGGTTGATCTGGCCTTGATCTGAACATGGAGTGAAGTTGTTCTGATCATAGACACATGCGAATTCAGTGACCCAGATGGGCTTTTTGTATGTGTTCCAATAATAGTCGATATCCGCCTGAACACCAGTCATGTCGGGTTTGTAGATATGTATGGCGGTGAAGTCCCAGGACTTGGCGAGACCCGCGGCCTTGAACTGTTTGAGCCACTTTTCATCTTTCTGCATACACATCGCGGGACTACCGAGGAGAGCGCCTTTGTTGCCGTGGGGAACAATCATCTGATTCCATAGATTGACGGCATCAGAAACTCCCAAGTTGGCTGAGGTATCCTGGCCTGTGCAATCTGGCTCATTGAAACCAAGAAGATACTGAGGTGTGCTCGTGAGTTGCTGGAAGCTAGCAAAGCGCTTGGCGTCTTCTTGTCCGTCGTGGCCGCCGCCCCAAAGCATTGAGACACTGACGACTCCGGGGACTGATGTCGGAGACGGGGTCCAGTCGTACCACCAGCCCAGGTGGTCCTTCCAGAAGGGTACGGCACGGCCGCCCGCAGAACCAGCTTTCTTTCCACCAGGGATGAAAGGAGCTGCTCGTGGGCTGATAGAGTTCTCGATCGTGGGGGTTGCCATGGCGTCGGCAATCGATGCCAGCACTACAGCGCTGTAAAGAGTGTTGATTAAAAACATGGTCAAATTTCCAGATGGTTAGGACAGTTTCAAGCATAGAGGTAAAGAGTGATCGAAGTTGATTTAATGAATGAGAGACTTGGTAGAAGGAGTGATAAAACCTCTTAATACTTGGAGACAGCTTTGCTGGAATCACCAACATGCACACAAAAGAGGATCACAACAAGGTTCTTGATCCTATAAACCCTAACCGCCTCACTTATATTCCCTCAATGTTAGCTTACTACCGTTCTTCAAAGTTCCTATCGGCGATCCCGAAATAACACTAACACGGAATTTGAAATTGACGAGCCTGGTTGCACAATTGAGTACTCTAAGAATGACTTAGTGTTCCACTCTAGAGCTGTCTTACGGCTGCGGCAACTGATCGAGTTATTGCATTGGCTCTGCATTGAAGTCTCTGGTAGACGAAAACAGGACTTATGGAGTAGAAAGGTCTGAAACCAGGCtgctttcctttcctcgTTTTAGCCATACTCTAATATTCGTACAGATTTAACATTAAAAGGAACACGGTGTAACTCGATCATATAATGTCAACATCCCAAGTCAAGCAGTTTCTGTAGCTGAGAGCTTTCACTCACCGTTACATGGACCTAGTATCTGCACCAAGCTTAATACTTCCGAATGAACGATTCCGAAGTGTCGGCAATGGTATTTGGCACTCTGATCGGCCCGACTTGCGGGCAACTCTGTTCAGTTTGCCGATTTGACCATATATGCTACTAGGGACGGGTGTTGTACAACTATTCCTAGGCCCAAGCTTTAACTAGCGGGAATAGTGCAGGGATCTAGTACGGATTAATGGGGATAAGATCGTCCTCGCGCTTGGCTTGTTTCAAAACAAGCGCAGCAAACAACCTGCCTGCATCCCAGGATGTTGTTTTATGTATTAGGCAGCATAACAAAGGCTTCCCTCGGCTTGGAACACCTTACCAGACTACCATATTGCGATTCCCAGGGATGCTCCTAACCCTAGCTTCATCCTCCCAAAAGTACCACGCTAAGAAGTCAATCATTCGTATAGAGAATAGCAGCAGCCTATAAGTTTACCAACAGTATTACCATGCTGGCAACAAGCTTCTGCTATTCTGGGTGGCAGATATAGTATTAGACTGAGCTGACACGTGCTACCACACTATAGTTGATAGGAGTGCTATGTGACGAATCTGATGCTTATATCCTCGTTTAAAAGTGTATAGCTTGTGAGTGAAATAACCCAGCTTCAGATTAAGCGCCGGCTTAAAACCCAACTAAGCACCATGCATATCTTAAGCCTGGTAGTTCTAGCCTAGAAACGTATGACTAGAGTGATGGAGTTCACCCTGATCGATGTTTATTCCGTATCACAGCTCATGATTGGAAGCTGCTCGTGCATAAGTCCTTTGAAACGACGTCCAGTTTTCGATCGCAAAATGTAAGAAATTTAAAGATGCTAGCTGTCGAGTATAACCCCCTCTGGATTTAGGATATCTAGTGGCAGAAGTGAAACCACGACATCGCATCCCTTCCTTCTTTGGCGTTTCTTATTAGTATGCTCTTGGACTTGGCTTGATCTGACATGCACGAATGCCGGATTTGCCAATATGCAACTGCAGTCATAGACTGGAGAACGAATCCTAACTGCTATGGATTCGAGACAGAGGCATAAATTCACTTCTAACGCCATCTACTGACATGAATGTAACTCCAAACTCCTATGTTGTAATTTGTTCATGATTTTCCGAAACGCCCATCTAGTTCGCTTCTCTtcgaagccaaggaacaATTCCCCCTCTGCTCAACgtcttctcaaccaacaCTGCAGTAACCTCGTCCAATCCTGCGGCTTTCGAACGTTCTAACCACTCTTCAACACTAACCGTCTCAATCTTGCCATGTTTCGCTTCAAGGTACGACGGTAGATCCTCTACAGAGATCTTCTCCGTACCACAGTGATGCTTGTACGCTACTGTATCCTGAGTCTCGTAGATGGAGCTAGCAATGCCAGCAGCCACAACGTCCACGGGAACAAAGTCAAAGCACCCACTCCACGAAGCCAAGTCAGGAAGTGACGCTGTCTTGGCAGAGTAATGGAAGATGTTCTGCATGAGATCCGCCTTGGGCGCATT belongs to Fusarium musae strain F31 chromosome 9, whole genome shotgun sequence and includes:
- a CDS encoding hypothetical protein (EggNog:ENOG41~SMCOG1137:Major facilitator superfamily MFS 1~antiSMASH:Cluster_9.4) — translated: MAADTSDSVCPTLRDEPLSDEKPNDDAASTPSQGDEENQDCTTDDPGEPPDGGLQAWLQVVTGHLVAFNSWGYLISFGIFQPYYESEFSLPPSTISWIGSLEVCLIFFIGTFSGRAFDAGYYRTALAVGLFLQILAIFMTSIASSYWQVLLAQGICQGLGNGIIFAPTIANMSTYFTSKKTIAISAGACGAGTGGIVFPLIAQQLLPKIGFRWTVRVMGLVVAVSSMIIMIIAKTRLKARKAGPLVEWAAFKEPAYVLFAAAMFFTLWPTWISYNYVSLVSFDICGKC
- a CDS encoding hypothetical protein (CAZy:GH128~antiSMASH:Cluster_9.4), which translates into the protein MATPTIENSISPRAAPFIPGGKKAGSAGGRAVPFWKDHLGWWYDWTPSPTSVPGVVSVSMLWGGGHDGQEDAKRFASFQQLTSTPQYLLGFNEPDCTGQDTSANLGVSDAVNLWNQMIVPHGNKGALLGSPAMCMQKDEKWLKQFKAAGLAKSWDFTAIHIYKPDMTGVQADIDYYWNTYKKPIWVTEFACVYDQNNFTPCSDQGQINQWIKDIVDLFEKNEHIMAYGYTDGGGLGQAWLPTKNNGQQLSESGQTYLNAISKYH